One stretch of Xiphophorus maculatus strain JP 163 A chromosome 19, X_maculatus-5.0-male, whole genome shotgun sequence DNA includes these proteins:
- the LOC111612281 gene encoding IQ domain-containing protein C-like, with protein sequence MDRSKLDKIITRFQARARGNLTRTEVRRAREDFEEIVREVEGDLTHLRWTNTTLSIPHFTDTDGACLQPARRLLEPPDPELDVSTSQSPDSLDEEGQECCVQPERKEAEREDWSSIPLRCDGGMMESTRRSSIIWSSPELDNNVYPQKGCQQYCLVQEVPRTSDALRLHRNTLTMELVWLQQAIDSRKKYLSLKDRLHNVKLLAPDSL encoded by the exons ATGGACAGAAGCAAATTGGACAAAATAATTACACGTTTTCAG GCGCGTGCGCGCGGAAACCTCACGAGAACCGAAGTCCGGCGCGCGCGTGAGGACTTTGAGGAGATCGTAAGGGAGGTAGAAGGAGATCTGACCCATTTAAGGTGGACTAATACGACCTTATCTATCCCACACTTTACAGACACA GATGGAGCATGTCTTCAACCTGCTAGACGTTTACTGGAGCCACCAGACCCAGAACTAGACGTCAGTACTTCCCAGAGTCCAGATTCCCTAGATGAGGAGGGACAGGAGTGCTGTGTCCAACCGGAGAGGAAAGAAGCTGAAAGGGAGGATTGGTCCAGTATTCCCCTGAGATGTGATGGAGGGATGATGGAGAGCACAAGAAGGTCCTCCATCATCTGGAGCAGTCCAGAGCTGGACAATAATGTTTACCCTCAGAAAg GTTGTCAGCAGTACTGCCTGGTGCAGGAGGTGCCCCGAACTTCAGACGCGCTGCGTCTCCATAGAAACACTTTGACCATGGAGCTGGTCTGGCTCCAACAAGCTATTGACAGCAGGAAGAAG TACCTATCACTGAAGGACAGACTTCACAACGTCAAACTTTTGGCTCCTGACTCACTCTAA